CGTAAGCCCACGGTCGTTTGCCTCGCCGGCGGCAATGCAGAGGCCGTGAAGCAGATCCAGGGTCTATTCATGACGCCGACGTTTCGCGTCTACGCGGATGACGATCTCATCGGCGTGCAACTCGGCGGGGCATTGAAGAACGTGATGGCAGTGGCGGCCGGGGTCGTGGACGGTCTGGGGTTAGGCCACAATGCTCGCGCCGCCTTGATCACGCGCGGACTGGCGGAAATGATCAGGTTGGGGTCGGCGATGGGCGCGGACCCGCGGACGTTCTACGGACTGTCCGGTGTCGGGGATCTGATCCTGACTTGCACGGGGGCGCTCAGCCGCAACCATTCGGTCGGGGTGCGGCTTGGACAGGGCGAGCGGTTGGAAGCGATTCTAGCCAGCATGCATGCCGTGGCCGAAGGGGTACGCACTGCAAAGGCCGCGCTCGGCTTGGCGAGGCGTCACGGCGTGGAGATGCCGATCGCGCAGGAGATTAATGCAGTGCTTTTCGAAGGGAAATCCTGCCGCCAAGCGGTCGGGGACCTCATGGAGCGGGAAGCCAAGGGAGAAAAGGGAATCGCGTGAACCAGGAACAACTGACGTCATTGCTGGAGCAAGTTCGCGAGGGATCGCTGGATATTTCGGATGCCCTGCGGCGGTTGCGCACGCTGCCCTATGAGAATTTGGGGTTTGCCTCGCTGGACCACCATCGCGTCTTGCGGCAGGGTTTCCCGGAAGTCATCTTTTGCGAAGGGAAGACTGAACGGCAGGTGGTGGCGATCGCCCGAACGCTGCTGAGCAAGAATGACTCGTTGTTGGCGACCAGAGTCGATCGATCGGTCGCGAAGGCGCTGCTTCGGCTGGAGAAGCAGGCTGTCTACCACGAGTCGGCACGCGTGGTGTCGATCGCATCGCCGAAACAAGTGCGAAAGGGGTCGGTGCTGATCGTGACGGCAGGCACCGCCGATATTCCTGTGGCGGAAGAGGCGAGGGTGACCGCGGAAACGATGGGCAGCTACACCGAAACCCTGTATGACGTCGGTGTGGCCGGTCTCCATCGCCTGCTTGGCCAGCAGGATCGTCTGCATGACGCACGCGTGTTGGTCGTGGCCGCCGGGATGGACGGGGTCTTGCCGAGTGTCGTCGGGGGCTTGGTCCGTCAGCCGGTTGTGGCGGTTCCGACCAGTCGAGGGTATGGAGCCCATTTCGGCGGGCTGGCTGCTCTCTTGACCATGCTGAATTCCTGTGCGGCCGGCGTCGCGGTGATGAACATCGACAACGGGTTCGGTGCGGGGTGTTTGGCCCACCGGATCAACATGGTGGGAGAGGAGACTGTCGGCCCGGGGAGCGAAGAAGCCGTCGGCGTTCGGCGATCAGCCGGCCGAGCGGGTGCCAAGAGGCGGCTCGGAAAATCTCAGCGCTGAGCCCTGATGATTGGGGGCCCTCCTCAAGAGTCGGCA
This region of Nitrospiraceae bacterium genomic DNA includes:
- a CDS encoding NAD(P)-dependent glycerol-3-phosphate dehydrogenase — protein: MPTVAVIGAGAWGTALAAHLAAKPVAVRLWAYEKEVVESITRDRENRMFLSGVPLPETLSATGSLHDAVTGADALVFAVPSHVARRVLRQLASVMTEPMPFISATKGIEEDTLALMTQVMTEELPPSIHPFLMVLSGPSFAAEVSARKPTVVCLAGGNAEAVKQIQGLFMTPTFRVYADDDLIGVQLGGALKNVMAVAAGVVDGLGLGHNARAALITRGLAEMIRLGSAMGADPRTFYGLSGVGDLILTCTGALSRNHSVGVRLGQGERLEAILASMHAVAEGVRTAKAALGLARRHGVEMPIAQEINAVLFEGKSCRQAVGDLMEREAKGEKGIA
- the larB gene encoding nickel pincer cofactor biosynthesis protein LarB; translated protein: MNQEQLTSLLEQVREGSLDISDALRRLRTLPYENLGFASLDHHRVLRQGFPEVIFCEGKTERQVVAIARTLLSKNDSLLATRVDRSVAKALLRLEKQAVYHESARVVSIASPKQVRKGSVLIVTAGTADIPVAEEARVTAETMGSYTETLYDVGVAGLHRLLGQQDRLHDARVLVVAAGMDGVLPSVVGGLVRQPVVAVPTSRGYGAHFGGLAALLTMLNSCAAGVAVMNIDNGFGAGCLAHRINMVGEETVGPGSEEAVGVRRSAGRAGAKRRLGKSQR